The DNA segment CACCAGTATTTGGACCTTTGTCGTTGTCTAATAAACGTTTGTGATCTTGTGCCACTGGCAAACTTACAAAATTTTCGCCGTCGCAAATAGCAAAAAAGCTAAGCTCAAAACCATCTAAAAATTCCTCAACAACCACGCGTTTTCCGGCATCGCCAAAGCTCTCTCCGCTTAGCATATCACTTACTGCTTGTTTTGCTTCGTCGTGAGTTTGAGCTATTATCACGCCTTTACCAGCACAAAGTCCATCAGCCTTTACCACAAGCGGTGCTTTTAGTGTATCTATAAATTTAAAGGCCTCATTTTTATCATCTGTATTTAAAAATTTTGCAGTTAAAATGTTGTTTTTAGCTAGAAATTCTTTCATATAAGCTTTACTACCCTCAAGCCTAGCTGCGTTTTTGCTCGGCCCAAAGACGTTTAGTCCGTGCGATTTAAAAATATCGACTATCCCTGCACTTAGCGGTGCTTCTGGACCAACTATCGTAAGCTCTATATTTTGACTTTTAGCAAACTCTGCTAGTTCATTAAAATCGCTCATATCAACGTTTTGACCGAGATTTGAAGTGGCTCCATTTCCTGGTGCGAAGTAGATTTTTTCAACATTTTTTTCATTTTGCAACTTAAGACCAATAGCATACTCTCTTCCACCGCTACCGACAACAAGAATTTTCATATTTTCTCCAAGTTTTAAAACCCGAGTGAGCGTCGCATAAAAGAGTGGCCCAAAATCAAGCCAATCTTGCAAATAGATGACTACCGAAAGGTTGCAACTTCTCGCCGTTTAAAGCTCAAATGAAGCCACATCACAAGGCAACCATACATCTTCGCTAATACAATAGTGTTGGACCCCGTTAAAATGCTTTCTCGCACCACTCAGGCATTTAGTATTATATAGAGATTTTGCTTAAAGTAACGTTTTAGCAAGCTTTATGCACTCATCTATACTTTGAGCTTTGGGCACTCTAACGCCACTAATAAATTTTAGTGCCTCTGCTGTGCTTTGTCCTATCGCAACGGCTTTAAAACTATCTCTCCAAGTATAGTTTTTTAAAAAAAATTTAGCATTTTTTGGCGATGTGAATATAAAAACGGAGTTGTCTTCTAAATCTGTTAAATTTTGTGTTACTTCAATACTTTCATAAGCCACTATCTGTGTGAAATTTTGGCTACATTTGGCTAGTTTTATGTCCAAATCGCCAACTATATCCTTTGCCCTTAGATAGAGTATTTTCCTATCTTTTAAAACGTCCTTAAACTCATCATACAAGGCGTCTCCATAAGAAGATGATGGAACGTTGATCTTTTTAAAACCAAATTTCTCTGCTTGGACTGCACTTGACTTGCCAACTGCAAAAATTTCAACATCTTTTGGGGCGATACTGTTTTGCTCTAGTGCTTTTATGGCATTTTTTGAAGTTATTACGATGGCATTAAAATTTGCTAAATCAACACTAAAATCATAAAATTTTATCTGGCTAAGATTTAAATTTTTTACACTCTCATCACTACTAGGCGTATTTGAGACTAGGTATATCATTTTAAATATTTTTTTGATATTAAAAATAACATAAAAGCACCCAAAAAACAGCCACCAATTACAATCGTCGTGCTTAAAAATATATCGCCTAATCCAACCATCGGAGATACAATCCCGCCTAGCAAAAATGGGAAAAATCCAAGCATTGCAGACGCTGAACCTGCATAGTTTTGTCCGCAATTCATCGCAAGAGCAGAGGCTGTGGGAAAGATAAAACCACTAAAAAACATCTGTATAAAAAATCCAAAAATAACAAATAAAACACCAAGCTTGAAATTTAAAACAAATGCAAGATATAAACAACTAACCATAAGCCCAAAAATTCCAACCGATAAAGCACTTTTCTCTTTTATCCTACTTGCTATGAACGCACCTATTGTAAGCGATAAGCCATTTGCCCCAAAACATATTGCAAACTCGGTTGAGCTAAGAGCGTAAAATTCCTGAAATATAAATGGACTAGCGGCAATATAAGCAAACATACTACCAAGAGCAAATGTCAAAATTCCAACAAAAAT comes from the Campylobacter mucosalis genome and includes:
- a CDS encoding uroporphyrinogen-III synthase; this encodes MIYLVSNTPSSDESVKNLNLSQIKFYDFSVDLANFNAIVITSKNAIKALEQNSIAPKDVEIFAVGKSSAVQAEKFGFKKINVPSSSYGDALYDEFKDVLKDRKILYLRAKDIVGDLDIKLAKCSQNFTQIVAYESIEVTQNLTDLEDNSVFIFTSPKNAKFFLKNYTWRDSFKAVAIGQSTAEALKFISGVRVPKAQSIDECIKLAKTLL
- the purD gene encoding phosphoribosylamine--glycine ligase; its protein translation is MKILVVGSGGREYAIGLKLQNEKNVEKIYFAPGNGATSNLGQNVDMSDFNELAEFAKSQNIELTIVGPEAPLSAGIVDIFKSHGLNVFGPSKNAARLEGSKAYMKEFLAKNNILTAKFLNTDDKNEAFKFIDTLKAPLVVKADGLCAGKGVIIAQTHDEAKQAVSDMLSGESFGDAGKRVVVEEFLDGFELSFFAICDGENFVSLPVAQDHKRLLDNDKGPNTGGMGAYAPSPLATPELIKKIENDVVKPTLKGMQNENAPFCGVLFVGVMVVDKTPYVLEFNVRFGDPECEVIMPLIDGNLSEILLNAAKGELKPVKLKTKCAVGVVLASKNYPYKSSAKAKISVKQIPQDTALLYAGVSAKDGEIYADGGRVAVCVGVADDIKTAQNRAYELCKNVNFDGMQYRKDIAWQALV